The following proteins come from a genomic window of Vidua chalybeata isolate OUT-0048 chromosome 2, bVidCha1 merged haplotype, whole genome shotgun sequence:
- the RNF6 gene encoding E3 ubiquitin-protein ligase RNF6 isoform X2, with protein MDRSRRRAGNGNEQAPSRERSGEGERQRQLERLSREEAYYQFINELNEEDYRLMRDRNLLGTPGEITAEELQQRLEGAKERLTSQSDLDNREGEGRTVGDSEVLGENSNGDSLLEWLNTFRRTGNATRSGQSGNQTWRAVSRTNPNSGEFRFSLEININHDNNSFETSGEEYVDIDATRLYVERRRPLVAGSVAPRTRSMAAREANNEAARTRLLRRAMALRSEIVSHAVSGRLRSRTRELTGQTNNTTRNNSVAADEPREMPERGTSAAVRRGRARTNVRMNTSQRLEILRLRSTLSSRSRSPLQRQGDAARSEEHGQRQDRNAQQVNRSRRQTAQASPQLTEEQARGNTQAPQLSSVAASLRTTSEEEEPSRPVATARRHPTITLDLQVRRIRPGENRDRDSIASRTRSRVGMSENTVTFESDSGGFRRTISRSERAGIRTYISTIRIPLRRISETGLGEPSSVALRSILRQIMTGFGELSSLMETESNSEVQRGGHHLADAQNNSSSADGSDPSGILSRNGHAADGSRERNRQRGGTQRSGRSHENQDSRLSQDANNLVESGTLPILRLAHFFLLNEDDDDDRLRGLTKEQIDNLSTRNYGDVHTENEWSKTCSVCINEYATGNKLRQLPCTHEFHIHCIDRWLSENSTCPICRQPVLGSNATDNG; from the exons ATGGATCGCTCCCGACGCCGTGCGGGAAATGGCAATGAGCAGGCGCCTTCACGGGAGCGCAGCGGAGAAGGTGAGAGACAGCGGCAGCTGGAGCGCCTCAGCAGGGAGGAAGCCTATTACCAGTTCATTAACGAGCTCAACGAGGAGGACTACAGGTTAATGAGGGACCGAAACCTGCTTGGCACTCCTG GAGAAATAACAGCAGAAGAGTTGCAGCAACGTTTGGAGGGGGCTAAGGAGCGTCTGACATCGCAGTCTGATCTGGATAACAGAGAAGGTGAAGGCAGAACTGTTGGAG ATTCTGAAGTTCTTGGGGAAAACTCCAATGGCGACTCTTTGCTTGAATGGCTTAACACATTTCGTCGCACAGGAAATGCCACTCGCAGTGGGCAGAGTGGGAACcaaacctggagagctgtgagTCGAACGAATCCAAACAGTGGGGAGTTTCGCTTTAGTCTTGAAATCAATATAAATCATGATAATAACAGTTTTGAAACTTCTGGTGAGGAGTATGTTGATATAGATGCTACCAGACTGTACGTAGAAAGAAGACGTCCGCTAGTTGCTGGTTCAGTAGCCCCACGGACAAGGAGCATGGCTGCAAGAGAGGCAAACAACGAAGCTGCAAGGACCAGGCTTTTAAGGCGTGCCATGGCATTAAGGTCAGAAATAGTCTCTCATGCAGTCTCGGGGAGGCTCAGGAGTAGAACGAGGGAGCTGACAGGCCAGACAAATAATACTACACGAAATAATTCTGTGGCTGCTGATGAACCAAGAGAAATGCCAGAAAGAGGTACTTCTGCAGCAGTCAGAAGGGGTAGAGCTAGAACTAATGTCCGGATGAATACAAGCCAAAGACTAGAAATTTTGCGGCTGCGGTCTACCCTAAGTAGTCGAAGCCGCTCCCCGCTGCAAAGGCAAGGTGATGCTGCTCGTTCTGAGGAACATGGTCAGAGGCAGGATAGAAATGCACAGCAGGTCAACAGAAGTAGGAGACAAACAGCTCAGGCTTCTCCACAGCTTACTGAAGAGCAAGCAAGAGGTAACACTCAGGCTCCCCAGCTTTCCAGTGTAGCTGCATCCTTACGAACAACTTCGGAAGAGGAAGAACCTAGTAGGCCAGTAGCTACTGCCAGAAGGCACCCGACAATTACGCTAGATCTTCAGGTGAGAAGAATTCGTCCTGGAGAAAACAGAGACCGGGACAGCATTGCCAGTAGAACTCGTTCTAGAGTAGGAATGTCAGAAAACACAGTTACCTTTGAAAGTGACAGTGGGGGATTTCGGCGCACGATATCCCGCTCAGAACGCGCAGGTATTCGGACCTACATTAGCACTATACGGATACCTCTTCGTCGGATTTCAGAAACTGGGCTTGGGGAACCTTCATCAGTGGCTCTTCGATCAATCCTTAGACAGATAATGACAGGCTTTGGAGAACTGAGTTCTTTAATGGAAACTGAATCTAATTCAGAAGTGCAAAGAGGCGGTCATCACTTAGCGGATGCACAGAATAACTCAAGTTCAGCAGACGGCAGTGATCCAAGTGGGATTTTGTCTAGAAATGGACATGCAGCagatggcagcagggaaagaaataGACAGAGGGGTGGTACTCAACGCTCTGGGCGCAGTCATGAGAACCAAGATAGCAGGCTGTCTCAAGATGCAAACAACTTAGTGGAGAGCGGAACACTGCCCATCCTTCGACTTGCCCACTTCTTCCTGCTgaatgaggatgatgatgatgatcgTTTAAGAGGTTTAACCAAAGAGCAGATTGACAATCTTTCTACACGGAACTATGGGGATGTTCACACTGAAAATGAATGGAGTAAAACGTGCAGTGTTTGCATTAATGAATATGCAACAGGGAATAAGCTAAGGCAGTTACCTTGTACACATGAGTTTCATATTCATTGTATTGATCGCTGGCTTTCTGAAAACTCCACCTGCCCAATTTGTCGGCAGCCAGTTCTGGGGTCTAATGCCACAGATAATGGCTAG
- the RNF6 gene encoding E3 ubiquitin-protein ligase RNF6 isoform X1 — protein sequence MKPWIHQNGQEHKKGQRGIIIMDRSRRRAGNGNEQAPSRERSGEGERQRQLERLSREEAYYQFINELNEEDYRLMRDRNLLGTPGEITAEELQQRLEGAKERLTSQSDLDNREGEGRTVGDSEVLGENSNGDSLLEWLNTFRRTGNATRSGQSGNQTWRAVSRTNPNSGEFRFSLEININHDNNSFETSGEEYVDIDATRLYVERRRPLVAGSVAPRTRSMAAREANNEAARTRLLRRAMALRSEIVSHAVSGRLRSRTRELTGQTNNTTRNNSVAADEPREMPERGTSAAVRRGRARTNVRMNTSQRLEILRLRSTLSSRSRSPLQRQGDAARSEEHGQRQDRNAQQVNRSRRQTAQASPQLTEEQARGNTQAPQLSSVAASLRTTSEEEEPSRPVATARRHPTITLDLQVRRIRPGENRDRDSIASRTRSRVGMSENTVTFESDSGGFRRTISRSERAGIRTYISTIRIPLRRISETGLGEPSSVALRSILRQIMTGFGELSSLMETESNSEVQRGGHHLADAQNNSSSADGSDPSGILSRNGHAADGSRERNRQRGGTQRSGRSHENQDSRLSQDANNLVESGTLPILRLAHFFLLNEDDDDDRLRGLTKEQIDNLSTRNYGDVHTENEWSKTCSVCINEYATGNKLRQLPCTHEFHIHCIDRWLSENSTCPICRQPVLGSNATDNG from the exons ATGAAACCATGGATACATCAGAATGGACAAGAACATAAGAAAG GACAGCGTGGCATTATCATTATGGATCGCTCCCGACGCCGTGCGGGAAATGGCAATGAGCAGGCGCCTTCACGGGAGCGCAGCGGAGAAGGTGAGAGACAGCGGCAGCTGGAGCGCCTCAGCAGGGAGGAAGCCTATTACCAGTTCATTAACGAGCTCAACGAGGAGGACTACAGGTTAATGAGGGACCGAAACCTGCTTGGCACTCCTG GAGAAATAACAGCAGAAGAGTTGCAGCAACGTTTGGAGGGGGCTAAGGAGCGTCTGACATCGCAGTCTGATCTGGATAACAGAGAAGGTGAAGGCAGAACTGTTGGAG ATTCTGAAGTTCTTGGGGAAAACTCCAATGGCGACTCTTTGCTTGAATGGCTTAACACATTTCGTCGCACAGGAAATGCCACTCGCAGTGGGCAGAGTGGGAACcaaacctggagagctgtgagTCGAACGAATCCAAACAGTGGGGAGTTTCGCTTTAGTCTTGAAATCAATATAAATCATGATAATAACAGTTTTGAAACTTCTGGTGAGGAGTATGTTGATATAGATGCTACCAGACTGTACGTAGAAAGAAGACGTCCGCTAGTTGCTGGTTCAGTAGCCCCACGGACAAGGAGCATGGCTGCAAGAGAGGCAAACAACGAAGCTGCAAGGACCAGGCTTTTAAGGCGTGCCATGGCATTAAGGTCAGAAATAGTCTCTCATGCAGTCTCGGGGAGGCTCAGGAGTAGAACGAGGGAGCTGACAGGCCAGACAAATAATACTACACGAAATAATTCTGTGGCTGCTGATGAACCAAGAGAAATGCCAGAAAGAGGTACTTCTGCAGCAGTCAGAAGGGGTAGAGCTAGAACTAATGTCCGGATGAATACAAGCCAAAGACTAGAAATTTTGCGGCTGCGGTCTACCCTAAGTAGTCGAAGCCGCTCCCCGCTGCAAAGGCAAGGTGATGCTGCTCGTTCTGAGGAACATGGTCAGAGGCAGGATAGAAATGCACAGCAGGTCAACAGAAGTAGGAGACAAACAGCTCAGGCTTCTCCACAGCTTACTGAAGAGCAAGCAAGAGGTAACACTCAGGCTCCCCAGCTTTCCAGTGTAGCTGCATCCTTACGAACAACTTCGGAAGAGGAAGAACCTAGTAGGCCAGTAGCTACTGCCAGAAGGCACCCGACAATTACGCTAGATCTTCAGGTGAGAAGAATTCGTCCTGGAGAAAACAGAGACCGGGACAGCATTGCCAGTAGAACTCGTTCTAGAGTAGGAATGTCAGAAAACACAGTTACCTTTGAAAGTGACAGTGGGGGATTTCGGCGCACGATATCCCGCTCAGAACGCGCAGGTATTCGGACCTACATTAGCACTATACGGATACCTCTTCGTCGGATTTCAGAAACTGGGCTTGGGGAACCTTCATCAGTGGCTCTTCGATCAATCCTTAGACAGATAATGACAGGCTTTGGAGAACTGAGTTCTTTAATGGAAACTGAATCTAATTCAGAAGTGCAAAGAGGCGGTCATCACTTAGCGGATGCACAGAATAACTCAAGTTCAGCAGACGGCAGTGATCCAAGTGGGATTTTGTCTAGAAATGGACATGCAGCagatggcagcagggaaagaaataGACAGAGGGGTGGTACTCAACGCTCTGGGCGCAGTCATGAGAACCAAGATAGCAGGCTGTCTCAAGATGCAAACAACTTAGTGGAGAGCGGAACACTGCCCATCCTTCGACTTGCCCACTTCTTCCTGCTgaatgaggatgatgatgatgatcgTTTAAGAGGTTTAACCAAAGAGCAGATTGACAATCTTTCTACACGGAACTATGGGGATGTTCACACTGAAAATGAATGGAGTAAAACGTGCAGTGTTTGCATTAATGAATATGCAACAGGGAATAAGCTAAGGCAGTTACCTTGTACACATGAGTTTCATATTCATTGTATTGATCGCTGGCTTTCTGAAAACTCCACCTGCCCAATTTGTCGGCAGCCAGTTCTGGGGTCTAATGCCACAGATAATGGCTAG